The following proteins come from a genomic window of Nicotiana tomentosiformis chromosome 12, ASM39032v3, whole genome shotgun sequence:
- the LOC104090700 gene encoding exocyst complex component SEC5A-like — MSSDSDEDELLQMALQEQAQGKKPPEQMPKPSPSSGRGGATPNRKSTNAVQQKQRKGVEEDEDDSDLEILSISSGDEVPSSKDRKGVSKRRGAASGGGRSVGKDDGEPWEGGEPDCWKRVDEDELRRHVREMRETRAVPATQIKAEQEKMALAKKALNTLQSFPRGMECIDPLRLGIVDNRTLRMISEHSSSSPSVGDRDHVDAKTRERLNYFSEKFDPKLFLSRIHQDTSAADLEAGALSLKTDLKGRMQQKKQLVKENFDCFVSCKTTIDDIESKLRRIEEDPEGSGTSHLFNCMQGVNSIANRAFESLFERQAQAEKIRAVQGMLQRFRTLFNLPSTIRESISKGEYDLAVREYRKAKSIVLPSHVGILKRVLEEVEKVMQEFKGMLYKSLEDPHIDQTNLENIVRLLLELEPESDPVWHYLNIQNHRIRGLLAKCSLDHEARMENLQNEMRARALSDAKWRQIQQDLNHSSDIDYSVSPGDLQPLEMIGEQGDALRGRYIRRLTAVIIHHVPAFWKVSVSVFSGKFAKTSQVSSDSNVNVSAKRTEEKVGDGKYSSHSLDEVAGMLQSTLSAYESEVQNTFRDLEESNILCPYMNDAIKEISKACQAFEAKESAPPVAVTALRALQSEVTKVYILRLCSWMRTTTEKISTDESWVPVSILERNRSPYTISSLPLAFRSIITFAMDQINLMIQSLRNEATKSEDMFMQLQEIQESVRLAFLNCLLNFAGQLGHIGNHLIDEYNGESLHFQNGYAEPEKSSDPFPGSIIDPHRQLLMVVSNIGYLKDELSHELYSKYRRTWQQPRGKDEEDGDMQDLITSFSGLEENVLEQYTLAKTNLIRTAAVNYLLEGSIQWGAVPAVKGVRDAAVELLHTLVAVHAEVFAGCKPLLDKTLGILVEGLIDTFLSIFHENQDKDFIVLDVNGFCQLMLELDYFETILNPYFTHEARESLKTLQGALLEKATESVTETIETPSHSRRPTRGSDDVLQDERQQGASVSPDDLIALAQQYSSELLQSELERTRINTACFVESIPLDSVPESAKAAYASFRGSMDSPGRDFRGSPNIGPASFSKHRRR; from the exons ATGTCAAGCGACAGTGACGAAGATGAGCTGTTACAAATGGCATTACAGGAGCAAGCACAGGGCAAAAAACCGCCAGAGCAAATGCCAAAGCCGAGTCCTAGTAGCGGCAGAGGAGGTGCGACGCCGAACAGAAAAAGCACCAATGCCGTGCAGCAGAAGCAGAGAAAAGgagtggaggaagatgaagatgaTTCAGACTTAGAGATACTCAGCATTTCATCTGGTGATGAGGTTCCTTCCTCTAAGGATCGTAAGGGCGTGTCGAAGAGAAGAGGTGCTGCAAGTGGAGGAGGAAGATCAGTTGGAAAGGATGATGGTGAACCGTGGGAAGGCGGTGAACCTGATTGCTGGAAACGCGTGGATGAAGACGAG CTAAGGCGTCATGTTAGGGAGATGAGGGAGACTAGAGCAGTTCCAGCCACTCAAATTAAGGCTGAGCAGGAGAAGATGGCATTGGCGAAGAAGGCACTTAACACTTTGCAGTCTTTCCCCCGTGGCATGGAATGCATAGATCCTCTAAGATTGGG GATAGTTGACAATAGAACGTTACGGATGATCAGTGAGCACTCATCAAGCTCCCCATCTGTAGGTGATAGGGATCATGTAGACGCCAAAACTCGCG AGAGGTTGAATTATTTTTCTGAGAAGTTTGACCCAAAGTTGTTTCTATCCCGAATCCACCAAGACACTAGTGCAGCAGACTTGGAGGCGGGTGCTCTTTCTTTGAAGACTGATCTTAAAGGACGTATGCAACAGAAAAAACAATTGGTCAAAGAAAATTTCGATTGCTTTGTGTCTTGCAAAACAACGATTGATG ATATTGAATCGAAGTTGAGACGCATTGAGGAAGACCCTGAAGGTTCTGGAACTTCTCACTTATTTAATTGTATGCAAGGAGTCAATTCAATTGCTAACCGTGCTTTTGAGTCACTATTTGAAAGACAG GCTCAAGCTGAGAAGATAAGAGCTGTTCAAGGAATGCTTCAGAGGTTCCGAACATTATTTAACTTACCCAGTACCATTCGCGAGAGCATTAGTAAGGGTGAATACGACCTGGCAGTCAGGGAGTACAGGAAAGCAAAGTCAATTGTTCTGCCTTCTCAT GTGGGAATTTTGAAGCGTGTCCTTGAGGAGGTTGAAAAAGTTATGCAAGAGTTTAAAGGCATGCTTTACAAGTCTCTGGAAGATCCTCATATTGACCAGACAAAT CTTGAAAATATAGTGAGACTCTTGTTGGAGTTGGAACCTGAATCAGATCCTGTATGGCACTACTTGAATATACAG AACCACAGAATTCGAGGCTTGCTTGCGAAATGCTCTTTAGATCATGAAGCAAGGATGGAGAATTTACAGAATGAGATGAGAGCAAGAGCTTTATCTGATGCAAAATGGAGGCAAATTCAGCAAGATCTGAACCATTCT TCAGACATTGACTACTCTGTATCTCCTGGTGATTTGCAACCATTAGAGATGATCGGTGAACAAGGGGATGCTCTTAGAGGAAGATATATACGTAGGTTGACTGCTGTTATTATTCATCATGTGCCTGCCTTCTGGAAAGTTTCCGTTTCGGTTTTCAGTGGGAAGTTTGCAAAG ACTTCCCAAGTGTCTTCTGATTCAAATGTCAATGTCTCTGCAAAGAGAACTGAAGAAAAAGTAGGAGACGGAAAGTACTCAAGTCATTCTCTTGATGAAGTTGCTGGAATGCTGCAGAGTACTTTATCAGCTTATGAATCCGAG GTTCAAAACACATTTCGAGATCTTGAAGAATCAAATATTCTTTGCCCATACATGAATGATGCTATAAAAGAGATATCTAAAGCATGCCAAGCTTTTGAAGCCAAAGAATCAGCGCCTCCAGTTGCTG TTACAGCATTGCGCGCCCTTCAGTCTGAGGTCACAAAAGTTTATATATTGAGGCTCTGTTCTTGGATGCGGACTACAACTGAGAAGATATCAACAGATGAATCCTGGGTCCCAGTATCTATTTTAGAAAGGAACAGATCTCCATATACAATTTCTTCCTTGCCTCTGGCTTTCCGTTCAATTATCACATTTGCAATGGATCAGATCAATTT AATGATTCAGTCTTTGCGGAATGAGGCTACGAAGTCAGAGGACATGTTCATGCAGCTTCAAGAAATTCAGGAATCTGTTAGACTTGCCTTTTTGAACTGTTTGCTTAATTTTGCTG GCCAGCTGGGGCACATTGGCAATCACCTTATAGACGAATATAACGGAGAAAGTTTACATTTTCAAAACGGATATGCTGAACCAGAAAAATCATCGGATCCTTTTCCTGGAAGCATTATTGATCCACATCGACAGTTGCTGATGGTCGTAAGTAATATTGGGTATCTCAAAGATGAACTTTCTCATGAATTGTACAGCAAGTACAGACGAACTTGGCAGCAGCCTAG GGGTAAGGATGAAGAGGATGGTGATATGCAAGATCTGATTACGTCTTTCTCTGGGCTCGAAGAGAATGTGCTTGAGCAGTATACTTTGGCGAAG acaaatttgATTAGAACAGCTGCTGTAAACTATTTGTTGGAGGGTAGTATACAATGGGGTGCTGTACCAGCAGTTAAG GGAGTGCGAGATGCTGCTGTGGAATTGCTGCACACTTTAGTTGCTGTACATGCAGAG GTCTTTGCCGGTTGTAAGCCTCTGCTGGATAAGACACTTGGTATTCTTGTTGAAGGCCTAATAGACACTTTCCTAAGCATTTTCCATGAAAACCAAGACAAAGATTTTATAGTATTAGACGTGAATGGCTTTTGTCAGCTTATGCTTGAG CTTGATTATTTTGAGACCATATTGAACCCTTATTTTACACATGAAGCAAGGGAGTCCCTGAAAACTTTACAAGGGGCCCTCTTAGAGAAAGCGACTGAGAGTGTAACAGAGACTATTGAGACTCCAAGTCATAGCCGTCGGCCAACACGTGGAAGTGATGATGTGCTTCAGGATGAAAGGCAGCAAGGGGCGTCTGTATCACCTGATGACCTGATT GCTCTTGCGCAGCAGTATAGTTCAGAGCTACTTCAATCTGAACTTGAGAGGACCCGAATCAATACGGCATGCTTTGTGGAGTCAATTCCTCTGGACTCTGTCCCAGAATCAGCAAAAGCAGCTTATGCTTCTTTTAGAGGATCAATGGATTCTCCTGGTAGAGATTTTAGAGGATCTCCAAATATTGGACCCGCAAGCTTCTCCAAGCATAGACGTCGATAA
- the LOC104090701 gene encoding fructose-1,6-bisphosphatase, cytosolic-like: MDHAADAHRTDLMTITRFVLNEQSKYPESRGDFTILLSHIVLGCKFVCTAVNKAGLAKLLGLAGETNVQGEDQKKLDVLSNEVFIKALVSSGRTCILVSEEDEEATFVEPAKRGKYCVVFDPLDGSSNIDCGVSIGTIFGIYMMKDAHEPTLDDVLQPGKNMLAAGYCMYGSSCTLVLSTGKGVNGFTLDPSLGEFILTHPDIKIPKKGKIYSVNEGNAKNWDGPTSKYVENCKFPKDGSSPKSLRYIGSMVADVHRTLLYGGIFLYPADKKSPNGKLRVLYEVFPMSFLMEQAGGQAFTGKQRALDLVPKKIHERAPIFLGSYDDVEEIKRLYAAEEKN; this comes from the exons ATGGATCACGCAGCGGATGCACACAGGACTGATTTGATGACCATAACAAGGTTCGTGTTGAATGAGCAGAGCAAATACCCTGAATCACGCGGTGACTTCACTATCTTGCTCAGTCACATTGTTCTTGGCTGCAAATTCGTCTGTACTGCTGTTAATAAG GCAGGTTTGGCCAAACTCTTAGGGCTTGCTGGTGAGACTAATGTGCAG GGTGAAGACCAAAAGAAACTGGATGTACTCTCAAATGAAGTTTTCATCAAGGCTCTTGTCAGCAGTGGCCGAACA TGCATTCTTGTGTCTGAAGAAGACGAAGAAGCTACTTTTGTGGAGCCAGCTAAGCGTGGAAA GTACTGCGTAGTTTTTGATCCTCTGGATGGATCTTCCAACATTGATTGTGGTGTTTCAATCGGAACG ATCTTTGGGATTTACATGATGAAAGATGCTCATGAACCAACACTAGATGATGTCTTGCAACCTGGAAAGAATATGTTAGCTGCTGGATACTGCATGTATGGAAGTTCTTGTACG CTTGTCTTGAGCACTGGAAAAGGTGTTAATGGTTTTACACTTGACCCCTCTCTTGGCGAGTTCATCTTAACTCATCCAGATATCAAG ATTCCTAAGAAAGGGAAGATTTATTCAGTGAATGAAGGAAATGCTAAGAACTGGGATGGTCCAACATCCAA ATATGTAGAGAACTGCAAGTTCCCCAAGGATGGTTCTTCACCCAAATCTTTAAGATATATTGGAAG CATGGTAGCTGATGTTCATCGAACATTACTCTATGGTGGTATCTTTTTGTACCCAGCTGATAAGAAAAGCCCCAACGGGAAACTGCG GGTTCTTTATGAAGTGTTTCCCATGTCATTTCTGATGGAACAAGCAGGAGGCCAAGCATTTACGGGAAAGCAGCGG GCACTCGACTTAGTTCCTAAGAAAATACATGAAAGAGCGCCGATTTTCCTTGGTAGTTATGATGATGTGGAGGAGATCAAAAGGCTTTATGCTGCTGAAGAGAAAAACTAA